A region of the Gemmatimonadota bacterium genome:
GCACCACGATCGGCCGGCAGCGCGCCACCAAAGACATCGGACGGGTCGAGCTGCAGGACCGCAGGACGCTGCGCCGTAAGCTCGGTCGGCGTCGCGGCGATCGCCGCCATCCACGCGGCCTTCAGCACGAGCTTCGACGCGGTCTGCAGCGCGGTCTTCCACGCGGTCAGGTGCGCGAGCCACACAGCGTGCCCCACTCCGCGCGTTAGGACGCCTTGGGGCGCCGTGCGTACTCGGGAGGTAACGCCTTCGGGGGCGAATGGCATGCGCGAAGCTACCGCCCCCCCGCAAACGCATCCAGCCCGCGTATCTTCTCCCCGTCCTCCACCCTCGAGTACCCCGTGACCACTCCGCACATCCTCACCGCCACGGCCAACGGCGTTGTCACCATCGAGCTGTCGCGCCGTGAGAAGAAGAACGCGATCACCACGGCGATGTACCGGGGGATGAGCGACGCGCTCGACGAGGCCGCGCGCGACGCCGAGGTGCGCGCCGTGTTGCTGCGGGGGCAGGCCGACCTCTTCACCGCGGGCAACGACGTCGGCGACTTCCTCACGGGAACGGCGCGCGCGGAGGCGCAGGGCCATCGTTTCCTGGTCGCGATCTCGTCGTTCCCCAAGCCGATCGTAGCAGCGGTGGGCGGGCTGGCCATCGGGATCGGCACGACGATGCTGATGCACTGCGACCTCGTGCTGGCCGCCGAGGAAACGCGTTTCCAGCTGCCGTTCGTCAACCTCGGGCTCTGCCCGGAGGCCGGGTCGAGCATGCTGCTGCCGCAGATGGCCGGTCACCGCCTGGCGGCGGAACTCATGCTGCTCGGCGACTACTTCGACGCGCACACGGCGCAGCGCGCCGGCATCGTCAATCACGTCGTGGCCGCCGACACCTTGCTCGACGTCTCGACGTCGCTCGCCGAACGATTGGCCAAGCAGCCGCCGGATGCGCTGGCCACGACCAAGGCGCTGCTCAAGCGCCCGATGGGGCGCTCCGTGCGCGAGGCCATCGAGGAGGAGTACCCACACTTCGAGCGACTCCTCCAGTCCGACGAGGCGCGGTCGATCTTCCGCGCCTTCCTCGAGAAGCGATAGGGCGGCGACCTAACGAGCGGCCGGGGCCGGCTTGTAGCCCGGCCCGCGGATCACGCGCCCGGGCCTGGCCCCCGTGTACTTCCCGTCCTCGAGCACCACCCCGCCATTCACGAGGACGTATCGCATCCCCTCCGAAGGGAGCGTCGGCTCGGCAAACGTCGAGCGATCGCGAATGGTCGCGGCGTCGAAGACCACGATGTCGGCGGCGAGCCCCGGGGCCAGGCGCCCGCGATCGTAGGCGCGAATCTCGTTGGCCGCCACGGCGCTCATGCGATGCACCATCCCCTCGAGCGACAGCACCCCCAACTCGCGCACATAGCGCGCGAGCAGGCGAGGAAACGATCCGTACCCGCGCGGGTGCCCTTCCTTCTCCTCGGGCATCATGGGGCCGGCGTCGGTGTCGAACGAGGTGAACTCCTCACGCATCGCCTTGATCTTGTTGGCGTCCGACATCGACTGCGGCATGGCGGAGGCCGACGTGGGGGCGATCTCGAAGAAGAGGTCCCACGCCTCCTTCCCCACCTTCCGGGCGATGTCGCCCACGCTCATCCCCGAGTACTGCGCATACGGCTCCGCCAGGCCGGAGACGATCACGCGGTCCCAGTTCTTCCCGGCGTGCGCGTACCAGTTCTCCCAGCCGCCTAACGTTTCCATCTCGCGGCGCATCTCGGTGCGCACCGCGGGATCGCCGAGCTTTCGCAGCAGCTCGGCCTGCCCATCGGCGGCGTGCCGTGGGTGCAACAGGGCACGAATCCCCAGCCCGTTGTTGATGTAGGGATAGATATCGACCCCCACCTGTTGCCCCGACGCGCGCGCCGCCCTGATGCGGGCAATCGCGAGATCCATCTTCCCCCAGTTCCCCTGCCCGGCGGTCTTGAGGTGGAAGATGTGGACCGGTGTCCCCGCGGCGGCCCCGATGCGCAACGCCTCGTCGATCGCCTCGAGCAGGCGGTCCCCTTCGTTGCGCATGTGCGTGAAGTACGAACCGCCGTAGGTCCCCGCGACCTTGGTGAGCTCGGCAATCTCCGACTCCGAGCCGTAGATGGCCGGCGGATAGATGAGCGAGGTCGAGACTCCGATGGCCCCGGCCTCCATCGCCTCGCGCACGTAGCCGCGCATGCGCTCGAGCTCTTCGGGGGTGGCCTGTCGGTCCTTGTCGCCGATGACCAGGCGCCGCAGCTGCGTGTGCCCCACGGTCTGCACCGCGTTCATCGGCATCCCCGCCGAGTCGAGCTTGGCGAAGAGCTGGCGCATCGTCGACCAGCCGGCGCGCGTCGCCTGCTCGCCTTCGAGCGGGGCGCTCGACACCCCCTCGCCGGCGTTGATGGTCGTGATCCCCTGTGACAGCAGGTTGAAGGCGCTGTTGGGATTGGCGAGAAACGGCGTGGCCGTCTGTCCCATCATGTCGATGAAGCCGGGGGCGACGATGTGCCCAGTGGCATCGATCGCCCGCTTTCCCTGTGTGGGGCTGAAACGCCCGATGGCGGCGATGCGCCCGTTGGCGATGGCGATGTCTCCGGCGTACCACGGCGCCCCCGTCCCATCGACGATGCGCCCGCCGTGGATCACGACGTCGTAGGGAGGCACCGTCGCCGAGGGGGCGGCCGGGCGTTGCCGGGGCTGCGCGGCTGCGGGCGACGCAAGGACGGGAAGCGCGACCGCCACGGTCGCCAGGACATGCATCAATCGTTGCAACTGCCGAACCTGGACGCCGTGCATGCTCGCTCCCCCTGGGTGAAAGTCAGGCGCTCCCGCCGGGGGAGTCACCGTCCGGATATCGCAGCCGGAGCGCGGCGATATCGCGCGCCCCCAGCCCCTCGTCCATCGCCGCCGCCAGGACCGCGCGCGCCGCCTCGGTCACCGGCAGCTGCAATCCCTGTTCGACACCGACGCCCGCGACGATGCCCAGGTCCTTCTCGTAGAGCACCAGCGCGGCGCCTGCATCATACTGGCCGCCCTGCACCCGCGCGAGCGTGCGGTCGAGCATGCGCGACTGCCCGAAGCCGGCGCGCAGCACCTCCGCCAGCGCCTCGAGGTCGAGCCCCACGCGCTGCGCCAGAGCAATCGCCTCCGCGGCCGCCGCCCCGTGCACGAAGGTGAGCAGCTGGTTCACGAGCTTGGCGTGCGTCCCGGCCCCGGGTGGCCCCATGTGCACGATGGTGCGTCCGTAGGCCTGCACCACCGCCCGCGCCCGCTCGAACGCCACCGCACTGCCACCGGCCATGATGGCCAGCGTCCCCTGCTCTGCCCCTTCGGGACCGCCACTCACCGGCGCGTCGACGAAGTGCACCCCGCGCTGCGCCGACCGTTCGGCCACCCGCCGCGCGAGCGCCGGGGTGATGGTCCCGTGCTCGATGAGGAGGGCATCCGTGCGGGCATGGTCCACGATGCCGTCGGCGTCCAGGTAGAGCCGCTCCGACGCAGCCACCGTGTCGACGCAGGTGATGACCACGTCGGCCGCAGCGGCGAGTGCCCCCACGGAGCGCGTGGCCACGGCCCCCGACGACAGGTACGGTGCCAGGCGCGCCTCGGTCCGATTGAAGACCAGGACCCGATGCCCTGCCGCCAGGAGGCGCCGGACCATGGGCCCACCCATCTTCCCCACGCCCACCACCCCGACGATGGGAAGCGCGTCGTCAGCCATCGGTCACGCAGCCGAGTGAGGCGTTGCTCACCGATCGGATGTACTTGAGCAGCACGCCCTGCGTGGCACGCAGCGGTGGCGCGATCCACGCCGCGCGACGCGCGGCCAGCTCGGCGTCGCTCACGTCGACGGTGAGCGTGCGTGCCGTGGCGTCGATGGTGATGCGATCGCCATCGCGCACCAGCGCCAGCGCCCCGCCATCCTGCGCCTCCGGCGTCACGTGTCCCACCACGAAGCCATGCGTCCCGCCGCTGAATCGCCCGTCGGTGATCAGGGCCACGCTCGCACCGAGGCCCGCTCCCATGATCGCGCCGGTAATCGTCAGCATCTCCGGCATCCCGGGGCCACCGCGCGGCCCCTCGTAGCGAATCACCACCACGTCGCCGGGTTGCACCTGGCGCTGCTCGAGCGCGGCGAGCGCCGCCTCCTCCTGCTCGAAGACGCGCGCCGGGCCGGAGAAGCGCATCCCTTCCTTGCCCGTGATCTTCGCGACGGCACCGTCAGGCGCAAGATTGCCGCGCAGGATCTCCAGGTGGCCGGTCGCCTTGAACGGCGCTCCCAGCGGACGGATCACGTCCTGCCCCTCGGCGAGCCCCGGCACCTCGGCCAGGTTCTCGGCCACCGTCTTCCCGGTCACCGTGAGGCAGTCGCCG
Encoded here:
- a CDS encoding enoyl-CoA hydratase, whose product is MTTPHILTATANGVVTIELSRREKKNAITTAMYRGMSDALDEAARDAEVRAVLLRGQADLFTAGNDVGDFLTGTARAEAQGHRFLVAISSFPKPIVAAVGGLAIGIGTTMLMHCDLVLAAEETRFQLPFVNLGLCPEAGSSMLLPQMAGHRLAAELMLLGDYFDAHTAQRAGIVNHVVAADTLLDVSTSLAERLAKQPPDALATTKALLKRPMGRSVREAIEEEYPHFERLLQSDEARSIFRAFLEKR
- a CDS encoding D-aminoacylase; its protein translation is MHVLATVAVALPVLASPAAAQPRQRPAAPSATVPPYDVVIHGGRIVDGTGAPWYAGDIAIANGRIAAIGRFSPTQGKRAIDATGHIVAPGFIDMMGQTATPFLANPNSAFNLLSQGITTINAGEGVSSAPLEGEQATRAGWSTMRQLFAKLDSAGMPMNAVQTVGHTQLRRLVIGDKDRQATPEELERMRGYVREAMEAGAIGVSTSLIYPPAIYGSESEIAELTKVAGTYGGSYFTHMRNEGDRLLEAIDEALRIGAAAGTPVHIFHLKTAGQGNWGKMDLAIARIRAARASGQQVGVDIYPYINNGLGIRALLHPRHAADGQAELLRKLGDPAVRTEMRREMETLGGWENWYAHAGKNWDRVIVSGLAEPYAQYSGMSVGDIARKVGKEAWDLFFEIAPTSASAMPQSMSDANKIKAMREEFTSFDTDAGPMMPEEKEGHPRGYGSFPRLLARYVRELGVLSLEGMVHRMSAVAANEIRAYDRGRLAPGLAADIVVFDAATIRDRSTFAEPTLPSEGMRYVLVNGGVVLEDGKYTGARPGRVIRGPGYKPAPAAR
- a CDS encoding NAD(P)-dependent oxidoreductase, with the protein product MADDALPIVGVVGVGKMGGPMVRRLLAAGHRVLVFNRTEARLAPYLSSGAVATRSVGALAAAADVVITCVDTVAASERLYLDADGIVDHARTDALLIEHGTITPALARRVAERSAQRGVHFVDAPVSGGPEGAEQGTLAIMAGGSAVAFERARAVVQAYGRTIVHMGPPGAGTHAKLVNQLLTFVHGAAAAEAIALAQRVGLDLEALAEVLRAGFGQSRMLDRTLARVQGGQYDAGAALVLYEKDLGIVAGVGVEQGLQLPVTEAARAVLAAAMDEGLGARDIAALRLRYPDGDSPGGSA